A window from Rhizosphaericola mali encodes these proteins:
- a CDS encoding shikimate kinase, whose protein sequence is MRIFLLGMMGCGKSYWGKVLSKHFSLPFFDLDYEIEFDQNRTIGQIFETEGETYFRNLETEILKRFEKKDDFILALGGGTPCFNNNIEWVSKMGESIWINESPETIRERLLPERAHRPLLKSLTDESLLQFLKDKIAERTPFYTKAKFIVSGSPITTENFMFIENILDKKRK, encoded by the coding sequence ATGCGGATTTTTTTATTAGGAATGATGGGTTGCGGTAAAAGTTATTGGGGAAAAGTTTTGTCCAAGCATTTTTCTTTGCCATTTTTCGATTTAGATTACGAGATTGAATTTGATCAAAATAGAACCATCGGTCAGATATTTGAAACGGAAGGCGAAACATATTTCAGGAATTTGGAGACGGAAATATTGAAAAGATTCGAAAAAAAAGATGATTTTATTTTGGCGTTGGGAGGAGGTACTCCATGTTTCAACAATAATATAGAATGGGTGTCTAAAATGGGAGAATCAATTTGGATAAATGAAAGTCCCGAAACGATAAGGGAAAGATTGTTGCCGGAAAGAGCGCATCGTCCGTTATTAAAATCGTTAACAGACGAAAGTTTGTTACAATTTTTAAAGGATAAAATTGCAGAGCGCACACCATTTTATACCAAAGCTAAATTTATTGTGAGTGGTTCGCCGATTACCACAGAGAATTTTATGTTTATTGAAAATATTTTGGATAAAAAAAGGAAGTAA
- a CDS encoding M20/M25/M40 family metallo-hydrolase produces the protein MLYLKLRQKKWLLIAGFSFIGSGIFAQKSVIDQMIQEEYKDSQLPLLGHELLDGIGSRLVGSPQMKKAHDWAVAKYASWDISAKNEQWGVWRGWERGISHIDMTAPWVRSLEGTQLAWSPSTKGKTIHGEVIILPHFKDSIEFKAWLPKVKGKMVMISYSQPTGRPDYNWEKFSLTPSFEKMKAERKAGQEEWTERIKASGFTAKTLPSILEKSGAIAILTNLWSQGFGVDKIFGANTKLIPTVDLSLEDYGLVYRLASSGNAPSLNIKTDSKETGIQPTFNTIATIKGSEKPNEYVVLSAHFDSWDGATGATDNGTGTLVMMEAMRLLKKYYPHPKRTIIVGHWGSEEEGLNGSRSFVKDHPEVVEGLQVALNQDNGTGRIVNIGGQGFVQSEKFLTKWLAAVPDTIKDTLHTSFPGTPSGGGSDNASFVAAGAPGISLGSLSWDYFSYTWHTNRDTYDKIVFDDVKRNVLITAILAYEASEDSEKFTHEKIAGPFKNGRNGKEESWPEAKDGIRKGGLD, from the coding sequence ATGCTTTATCTGAAATTGAGACAAAAAAAATGGCTCTTAATTGCCGGCTTTTCTTTTATTGGGAGTGGGATTTTTGCCCAGAAGTCTGTTATTGATCAAATGATTCAAGAGGAGTACAAGGATTCTCAATTACCATTATTGGGACATGAGTTGTTGGATGGAATTGGTTCTCGTCTAGTGGGCTCTCCGCAAATGAAGAAGGCACATGATTGGGCGGTTGCAAAATATGCAAGTTGGGATATTTCTGCTAAAAATGAACAATGGGGTGTTTGGAGAGGCTGGGAGAGGGGGATTTCCCATATTGATATGACGGCTCCTTGGGTACGCTCTTTAGAGGGAACACAATTGGCTTGGAGTCCATCTACGAAAGGCAAAACAATACACGGAGAAGTGATTATTTTACCACATTTTAAAGATTCTATAGAATTTAAAGCATGGCTTCCAAAAGTTAAGGGAAAAATGGTAATGATTTCTTATTCTCAACCAACGGGAAGACCTGACTATAATTGGGAAAAATTTTCATTAACACCTTCATTTGAAAAAATGAAAGCAGAGCGTAAAGCGGGGCAAGAAGAATGGACTGAAAGAATCAAAGCATCCGGATTTACTGCTAAAACATTACCTTCTATTTTGGAAAAAAGTGGAGCGATCGCAATTCTAACCAATCTTTGGTCACAAGGTTTTGGCGTAGATAAGATTTTCGGTGCTAATACTAAATTAATTCCAACAGTGGATCTTTCATTAGAAGATTATGGTTTAGTTTATCGATTGGCAAGTTCTGGTAATGCACCATCATTGAATATCAAAACCGATTCTAAAGAAACAGGCATCCAACCCACATTTAATACGATCGCAACTATAAAAGGTAGTGAAAAGCCAAATGAGTATGTCGTCTTGTCTGCGCATTTTGATTCTTGGGATGGAGCGACAGGCGCAACGGATAACGGTACTGGTACGCTTGTGATGATGGAGGCAATGAGATTGTTAAAAAAATATTATCCGCATCCCAAAAGAACTATTATAGTCGGTCACTGGGGAAGTGAAGAAGAGGGCTTAAATGGTTCACGTTCTTTTGTAAAAGATCATCCAGAAGTGGTTGAAGGTTTACAAGTGGCATTAAACCAAGATAATGGTACTGGGCGTATTGTAAATATCGGCGGACAAGGATTTGTGCAAAGTGAAAAATTTTTAACTAAATGGTTGGCTGCTGTTCCTGATACAATAAAAGATACGTTACACACCTCTTTCCCAGGAACGCCGAGTGGTGGTGGTTCTGATAATGCTTCATTTGTAGCTGCTGGTGCACCAGGTATTTCTTTAGGATCTCTTAGTTGGGATTATTTTTCCTATACATGGCATACTAATAGGGATACTTATGATAAAATAGTATTTGATGATGTAAAAAGAAATGTGTTGATTACAGCAATTTTGGCTTATGAAGCATCGGAAGATTCAGAGAAATTTACACACGAAAAAATTGCTGGACCATTTAAAAATGGACGTAACGGAAAAGAGGAATCCTGGCCGGAAGCTAAAGACGGTATTCGAAAAGGTGGATTAGATTAA
- a CDS encoding GDSL-type esterase/lipase family protein, protein MKKILLLLNICIFILGKEIHAQTNFPYYQDIQEFKKKDSLKFPPKNGILFIGSSTFTKWKDVQAYFPGYSIINRGFGGSTLLDEIRYVPDIVYPYHPRQVIIYCGDNDFAFSDTVTSADVLNRFKILFELIRKEYPAIPVDYISIKYSPSREKLWNKMKSANRLISNYLKTQIHAEYIDIDPVMLDANKKINKSLYLDDMLHMKPEGYRLWEKVIKPYLIKD, encoded by the coding sequence ATGAAAAAAATCTTATTGTTATTAAACATTTGCATTTTTATTTTAGGAAAAGAAATACATGCGCAGACCAATTTTCCTTATTATCAAGATATTCAAGAGTTTAAGAAAAAGGATAGTTTAAAATTTCCACCAAAGAATGGTATTCTATTTATCGGAAGTTCCACATTTACCAAATGGAAAGATGTCCAAGCATATTTTCCTGGTTATAGTATTATTAATAGAGGTTTTGGTGGGTCAACTTTATTAGATGAGATTAGATATGTACCTGACATAGTATATCCTTATCATCCAAGACAAGTAATTATATATTGTGGTGATAATGATTTTGCATTTTCTGACACTGTTACATCGGCAGATGTTTTGAACCGATTTAAAATTTTATTTGAATTAATAAGAAAAGAATATCCAGCAATTCCTGTCGACTATATCTCTATAAAATATAGTCCAAGTAGAGAAAAGCTTTGGAATAAAATGAAATCTGCTAATAGACTTATTTCCAACTATTTGAAAACTCAAATCCATGCAGAATATATCGATATAGATCCTGTAATGCTGGATGCAAATAAAAAAATAAATAAAAGTTTATATCTAGACGACATGCTACATATGAAACCTGAAGGGTATAGACTATGGGAAAAGGTAATTAAGCCTTATTTAATTAAAGATTAA
- a CDS encoding RNA polymerase sigma factor has translation MEKSELKDIILRCSKNDRIAQEKLYRSFFGLFYTIAKDYVADHELVTEIINQAFLKIFVNIATFDEKKGPFEGWSKRILQNVCIDIYRREKNRPFTEEISDESAQGYFNEQTHSTIFNEDMAKVFQQLPDMTRKVCQMYLVEGYPHKEIGEVLGLSESTSRWHLMEGKKKLRELLKDKYGE, from the coding sequence TTGGAAAAAAGCGAATTAAAAGATATTATACTAAGATGCTCAAAGAATGACCGTATAGCTCAAGAAAAGTTATATAGGTCATTTTTTGGGCTTTTTTATACCATAGCCAAAGATTATGTTGCGGATCATGAACTTGTAACCGAAATTATCAACCAAGCATTCTTAAAAATATTTGTAAATATTGCCACTTTTGACGAAAAAAAAGGTCCTTTTGAAGGTTGGAGCAAACGAATTCTCCAAAATGTCTGTATAGATATATATAGAAGAGAAAAAAATCGTCCTTTTACAGAAGAAATATCAGATGAAAGTGCTCAGGGTTATTTTAATGAACAAACACATTCTACGATTTTTAATGAAGATATGGCGAAAGTATTCCAGCAGTTACCGGATATGACCAGAAAGGTTTGTCAAATGTATCTTGTCGAAGGTTACCCGCATAAGGAAATCGGTGAGGTTCTGGGCTTGAGTGAAAGTACTTCAAGATGGCATTTGATGGAGGGAAAGAAAAAATTGAGAGAGCTGTTGAAAGATAAATATGGAGAATAA
- a CDS encoding DUF423 domain-containing protein, whose amino-acid sequence MYHKVIRYSSFLGALTVALGAFGAHGLKKIVPQFAVDIFETGVRYQFYHVFALLIAGYLYSKYSNKLIFTAIVLFITGIILFSGSLYIMTFIMGRGIQGYEWIGPITPVGGLAFIVGWIFLGLGVSSSKKNKYKSHHS is encoded by the coding sequence ATGTATCATAAAGTAATTCGCTACTCCAGTTTTTTGGGGGCATTGACGGTTGCATTAGGTGCTTTTGGGGCACATGGTTTGAAAAAAATTGTACCACAGTTTGCTGTAGATATATTTGAAACGGGTGTTCGTTATCAGTTTTATCACGTTTTTGCTTTGTTGATTGCAGGATACTTATATTCAAAATATTCCAATAAATTGATTTTTACAGCGATCGTACTATTTATTACGGGAATTATCTTATTTAGCGGTTCCTTGTATATAATGACATTTATTATGGGTAGGGGGATACAAGGCTATGAATGGATTGGGCCGATTACTCCAGTAGGAGGTTTGGCATTTATTGTAGGCTGGATATTTTTAGGATTAGGAGTCTCTTCCAGTAAAAAGAATAAATATAAATCGCATCACAGTTAA
- a CDS encoding TIGR01777 family oxidoreductase produces MKNILLTGATGFIGKELVRQILQKYTNAHLHILTRKKQSSSSPQISYYTWDIAKQLIDKDLPKEIDAVIHLAGANIAEKKWTEKRKKELINSRVKSTELLVKWIDENSITAKTFISASAIGFYGEGSIDQIFTEKDFSGNDFLAELCKKWEDASTQLKEKNIRVIYIRTGLVLHPEGGMWKELSTAFKLHVVPKFGNGKQIYSWISLDDLIRIYLFSLENTDVVGAVNAVAPNPLSQLELSKKLIEKTTNKFIVFPIPAFLLKIMLGELSIELLKNANISSRKIQNLGFNFEQEMP; encoded by the coding sequence ATGAAAAATATATTATTAACAGGAGCAACCGGATTTATTGGCAAAGAATTGGTTCGACAAATTTTGCAAAAATATACTAATGCTCATTTACATATATTGACTAGAAAAAAACAGTCAAGTTCCAGTCCACAAATTAGCTACTACACTTGGGATATTGCAAAACAATTGATTGATAAGGATTTGCCAAAAGAAATTGACGCAGTGATTCATCTCGCGGGAGCTAATATTGCAGAAAAAAAATGGACGGAAAAACGTAAGAAAGAATTGATCAATAGTCGGGTGAAAAGCACAGAATTATTGGTAAAATGGATTGATGAAAATTCAATTACAGCTAAAACATTTATTTCTGCTTCCGCCATTGGTTTCTATGGTGAAGGTTCAATAGATCAAATATTTACTGAAAAAGATTTTAGTGGTAATGATTTTTTGGCAGAACTATGTAAAAAATGGGAAGATGCGAGTACGCAGTTGAAAGAAAAAAATATTAGAGTTATTTATATTCGTACAGGTTTGGTTTTGCATCCTGAAGGTGGTATGTGGAAAGAATTATCGACTGCATTCAAACTACATGTTGTTCCCAAATTTGGGAATGGAAAGCAAATCTACAGTTGGATAAGTTTGGATGATTTGATTCGCATTTATCTTTTTTCCTTAGAAAATACAGACGTTGTTGGCGCAGTGAACGCAGTAGCACCAAATCCTTTATCTCAGCTTGAATTATCAAAAAAGCTAATTGAAAAAACAACAAATAAATTTATAGTATTCCCGATTCCTGCTTTTCTTTTAAAAATAATGCTTGGCGAGTTGTCAATTGAACTGTTGAAAAATGCAAATATAAGTTCACGGAAAATTCAAAATCTTGGTTTCAATTTTGAACAAGAAATGCCTTAG
- the dnaG gene encoding DNA primase gives MISPQTIQQITNRIDIIDVIGEFIKLKKRGANYLGLCPFHGEKSPSFTVSPAKEIYKCFGCGKSGNTISFLMDHEHISYVEALRWLANRYNIEIEETEVSDEVREARQLSESLFIANQYAQKFFTEQLKETEEGNDIAMSYLYERGFTDDIIEKFQIGYNPQDRDIFFREAVKNQYNPDILLKTGLVTQRYGDAYVDNYRGRIIFPVHNPTGKILGFGARVIGKPPANAPKYINTPENEIYVKSKILYGIYFSRQAIDRQDECYLVEGYTDVISLYQAGVENVVSSGGTSLTQDQLRLIQKYTNNLTIIYDGDAAGIKAALRGIDMAIEQGLNVHLVLIPDKEDPDSYVKKVGAEDFRAFVNENKKDIILFQLDVMMKDAGSDLNKKNEVVNHIAETLSKIDKTEDFTKQQDYIRKCSELLKIDEGGLTTLVNKYKRDKYLKEERRYEQKGSEAQEEEVAMPGLDSEIVLSNKDFNQEKNLIRVLLEYGLNEWENNVSVASFIEEQVETFGWENVGFEELFNVYIQEYNAGKEPTVKTLLYYPNDNINKTIVDATLFPYELSSRFTEKQGVSLTPQATDVWREDVNKTVIFYKIRKIKNLLQEAESALQKDQSFDEQIIIMKVYKQLKDQEDFLSKQIGSVIIK, from the coding sequence ATGATTTCTCCACAGACGATACAACAGATTACCAATCGGATTGACATTATTGATGTAATAGGTGAATTTATAAAATTGAAAAAGCGCGGTGCCAATTATTTGGGATTGTGTCCTTTTCATGGAGAAAAATCTCCTTCATTTACCGTTTCTCCAGCTAAAGAAATCTACAAATGTTTTGGTTGTGGCAAGAGTGGTAATACGATCAGTTTTTTGATGGATCATGAGCATATCTCTTATGTTGAAGCATTGCGTTGGTTGGCCAATCGATATAATATTGAGATTGAAGAGACGGAAGTCAGTGATGAGGTAAGAGAAGCGCGCCAATTATCCGAAAGTTTATTTATCGCCAATCAATACGCACAAAAATTCTTTACGGAGCAATTAAAGGAAACGGAAGAAGGCAATGATATTGCCATGTCTTATCTCTATGAGCGTGGATTTACCGACGATATTATTGAAAAATTTCAGATAGGCTATAATCCACAAGATCGAGATATTTTTTTTCGTGAGGCGGTAAAAAATCAATATAACCCAGACATTTTATTAAAAACAGGATTGGTAACGCAACGTTATGGCGATGCGTATGTCGATAATTATCGCGGCCGTATTATTTTTCCTGTACATAATCCTACAGGTAAAATTTTGGGATTTGGTGCACGCGTTATCGGAAAACCGCCCGCCAACGCACCCAAATATATCAATACCCCTGAAAATGAAATCTATGTAAAAAGTAAAATTTTATATGGTATTTATTTTTCACGTCAAGCGATTGATCGTCAAGACGAATGTTATCTGGTAGAGGGTTATACCGATGTGATTAGCCTATATCAAGCGGGCGTGGAAAATGTTGTTTCCAGCGGTGGTACGTCTTTGACACAAGATCAATTGCGTTTAATTCAGAAATATACCAACAATCTGACGATCATTTACGATGGTGATGCAGCAGGTATCAAGGCGGCACTTCGTGGGATTGATATGGCGATTGAGCAAGGTCTGAATGTACATTTAGTCTTGATTCCTGATAAGGAAGATCCGGATAGTTATGTAAAAAAAGTCGGTGCGGAGGATTTTCGCGCATTTGTCAATGAGAATAAGAAGGACATTATCTTATTCCAATTGGATGTGATGATGAAGGATGCAGGTAGTGATTTGAATAAAAAAAATGAAGTCGTTAATCACATCGCAGAGACCTTAAGTAAAATTGACAAAACAGAAGATTTTACCAAACAACAAGATTATATCCGTAAATGCTCGGAATTATTAAAAATTGATGAAGGTGGTTTGACGACTTTGGTCAATAAATATAAACGAGATAAATATCTAAAAGAAGAACGTCGCTACGAGCAAAAAGGTAGTGAAGCGCAGGAAGAAGAAGTGGCAATGCCTGGTTTGGATAGTGAGATTGTTCTTTCCAATAAGGATTTTAATCAAGAAAAAAATCTCATTCGTGTATTGTTGGAATATGGTTTGAATGAATGGGAAAACAATGTTTCAGTTGCGTCATTTATTGAAGAGCAAGTAGAAACTTTTGGTTGGGAAAATGTAGGATTTGAAGAACTTTTCAATGTATATATCCAAGAGTATAATGCAGGAAAAGAACCGACAGTTAAAACATTGCTTTATTATCCCAATGATAATATCAATAAAACAATCGTGGATGCGACGCTTTTTCCATACGAATTAAGTTCGCGTTTTACGGAAAAACAAGGGGTTAGTTTGACGCCACAAGCGACAGATGTTTGGAGGGAAGATGTCAATAAAACGGTTATTTTTTACAAAATCCGAAAAATAAAAAACCTTTTACAAGAAGCAGAATCCGCCTTGCAAAAAGACCAATCTTTTGATGAACAGATTATTATCATGAAAGTGTATAAACAATTGAAAGATCAAGAAGATTTTTTATCCAAACAAATAGGATCTGTGATAATTAAATAA
- the bglX gene encoding beta-glucosidase BglX — MRLKQWIVLSSIVGCVSSLNAQQNEMNKFVSNLMSKMTTDEKIGQLNQEAVSDGVLTGSIVQGGVDEKIKKGQVGSTFGIWGASKLRRLQEMAVNNSRLHIPLLFGLDVIHGHRTLFPIPLGISTSWDLNLIQQSAHYAAKEATADGLKWVFSPMVDIARDPRWGRVSEGSGEDPYLGSLIAKAMIKGYQGNSLADTMNVLACIKHFALYGGAEAGREYNTVDMSLIKMYEYYFPPYKAAVDAGAASVMTSFNDLNGVPSTANRWLLTDVLRKQWGFNGLVVTDYTAVSELIAHGIGKDLQEVSAKSLAAGTDMDMVSEGFLNTLGKSLKEGKITIAQIDSACKRVLEAKYKAGLFKNPYAGLDSNRYEKEILTKENRAFARKLASHSMVLLKNENQILPLQKKGTIALVGPLADSRRNMLGTWSVSGEWDKAVTVKEGIENAVDGKAKIIYAKGANISDDTLFNQKVNVFGEEISIDEKSPETLIKEAVDAANNSDVVVAVVGEAADMTGESSSRSHIDIPESQAKLLRALVATGKPVVAVLFNGRPLTLDWEKEHLTGILDAWFGGTEGGNAIADILFGDYNPSGKLTMTFPRNVGQIPIYYNHKNTGRPYVEGGPTKFKSDYLDVPNTPLYPFGYGLSYTTFAYDAPTISNTHPKGNAPVKLSVKVSNTGKYAGEETVQLYISDPVASVTRSVEDLKGFQKVYLNPGESKVVNFIIDTESLKFYNANLKYDWEPGEFTFRVGTNSEDTKAVTVHWDK; from the coding sequence ATGAGATTAAAACAATGGATTGTATTGTCCTCAATTGTAGGATGTGTTTCTAGTTTGAATGCGCAGCAAAACGAGATGAATAAATTTGTCTCAAATTTGATGTCCAAAATGACAACTGATGAAAAAATTGGTCAGCTCAATCAGGAAGCAGTTTCTGATGGGGTGTTAACTGGTTCTATAGTCCAAGGGGGTGTCGATGAAAAAATTAAAAAAGGACAAGTTGGTAGTACTTTCGGTATTTGGGGCGCTTCTAAGTTGCGACGTCTTCAAGAGATGGCTGTTAATAATTCACGTCTGCATATACCATTATTATTTGGTTTAGATGTAATACATGGACATCGTACACTGTTTCCTATCCCACTAGGGATCTCAACTAGTTGGGATTTGAATTTAATCCAACAATCTGCACACTATGCGGCAAAAGAAGCAACTGCTGACGGATTGAAATGGGTATTCTCACCTATGGTGGATATCGCTAGAGATCCAAGATGGGGACGCGTATCTGAAGGTTCTGGAGAAGATCCTTATTTGGGGTCGTTGATTGCGAAAGCAATGATCAAAGGTTATCAAGGAAATTCTTTGGCAGATACGATGAATGTATTGGCTTGTATTAAACATTTCGCACTATATGGTGGCGCAGAAGCGGGTAGAGAATACAATACAGTTGATATGAGTTTGATCAAAATGTATGAGTATTACTTTCCTCCTTATAAAGCTGCTGTCGATGCTGGTGCCGCATCAGTGATGACTTCTTTTAATGATTTGAATGGTGTTCCATCAACAGCCAATAGATGGTTATTGACAGATGTATTGAGAAAACAATGGGGATTTAATGGTTTGGTTGTTACCGACTATACAGCGGTGAGTGAATTGATCGCACATGGTATCGGAAAGGATTTACAAGAAGTTTCTGCTAAATCATTAGCTGCTGGAACGGACATGGATATGGTTTCTGAAGGATTTTTAAATACTTTGGGTAAATCATTAAAAGAAGGTAAAATCACGATTGCTCAAATTGATTCTGCCTGTAAAAGGGTTCTAGAAGCTAAATACAAAGCTGGACTATTCAAAAATCCTTATGCTGGATTGGATAGTAATCGTTATGAAAAAGAAATTTTAACGAAAGAAAATCGTGCATTTGCAAGAAAATTAGCTTCGCATAGTATGGTGCTTTTGAAAAATGAAAATCAAATTTTACCATTGCAAAAAAAAGGTACAATTGCATTAGTTGGTCCACTAGCGGATAGTCGTAGAAATATGTTGGGGACTTGGAGTGTGTCTGGTGAGTGGGATAAAGCGGTGACAGTAAAAGAGGGTATTGAAAATGCGGTTGATGGAAAGGCTAAAATCATTTATGCAAAAGGGGCAAATATATCAGATGATACTTTGTTCAATCAAAAAGTAAATGTTTTCGGTGAAGAAATTTCTATAGACGAGAAATCTCCAGAAACTTTAATTAAAGAAGCCGTGGATGCTGCTAATAATTCTGATGTAGTAGTTGCTGTTGTCGGTGAAGCAGCTGATATGACTGGCGAATCTTCTAGTCGTTCGCATATTGATATTCCTGAAAGTCAAGCAAAACTGTTACGAGCATTGGTTGCAACGGGTAAACCTGTGGTAGCTGTTTTGTTTAATGGTCGACCTCTGACTTTAGATTGGGAAAAAGAGCATTTGACTGGGATTTTGGATGCTTGGTTTGGTGGGACAGAAGGAGGTAATGCAATTGCAGATATCTTATTTGGAGACTATAATCCTTCTGGTAAATTGACTATGACATTTCCAAGAAATGTGGGTCAAATTCCAATATACTATAATCACAAAAATACGGGCAGACCTTATGTTGAAGGTGGTCCTACTAAATTCAAATCCGATTATTTAGACGTTCCAAATACGCCGTTGTATCCTTTCGGATATGGATTGAGTTACACAACATTTGCATACGATGCACCAACGATAAGTAATACGCATCCAAAAGGAAATGCACCTGTTAAGTTGAGCGTTAAGGTTTCTAATACAGGAAAATATGCCGGAGAAGAAACTGTTCAATTATACATTTCCGATCCTGTTGCGAGTGTGACTAGAAGCGTAGAAGATCTAAAAGGTTTTCAAAAAGTATATCTAAATCCTGGAGAATCTAAAGTTGTTAATTTTATTATCGATACAGAATCACTTAAGTTTTATAATGCTAATTTGAAATATGATTGGGAACCTGGCGAATTTACCTTTCGTGTAGGTACCAATTCCGAAGATACGAAAGCGGTAACCGTTCATTGGGATAAATAG
- a CDS encoding glycoside hydrolase family 16 protein: MSFFSNALFAQNSNKIASFDGYKLVWNDEFDINGKPDSKKWDYEIGFIRNKEPQWYQPENAFCKDGLLHIVAKKEEKENPNYDASSKDWTKNRATAHYTSSCLISKGKFEFKYGKIVMRGKIDTKKGMWPAFWLLGSNRGPVHWPACGEVDIMEYYRNNLLGNIFWDGGMKDTHIPLAQLGDNKWSDDFHEWILDWSKDEMVITVDGREVNKFDLTKTINKSMGNNPFNEDMYMLLNLALGQAGEQIPDENLPASFLVDYVRVYQAL; this comes from the coding sequence ATGAGTTTTTTTTCAAATGCTTTATTTGCTCAAAACTCTAATAAAATTGCATCGTTCGATGGGTACAAACTTGTATGGAATGATGAGTTTGATATAAATGGTAAACCAGATAGTAAAAAATGGGATTATGAAATTGGTTTTATACGCAACAAAGAACCGCAATGGTATCAACCAGAAAATGCATTTTGTAAAGATGGCTTACTTCATATTGTAGCAAAAAAGGAAGAAAAGGAGAATCCCAATTATGATGCATCCAGCAAGGATTGGACAAAAAATAGAGCAACTGCACATTACACATCCTCATGCCTAATTTCAAAAGGAAAATTTGAATTTAAATATGGGAAAATTGTCATGCGAGGCAAGATTGATACGAAAAAAGGTATGTGGCCAGCGTTTTGGTTATTAGGTTCTAATCGTGGTCCAGTGCATTGGCCAGCTTGTGGAGAGGTGGATATTATGGAGTATTATCGTAATAATTTATTGGGAAATATTTTTTGGGATGGAGGGATGAAAGATACGCATATTCCATTGGCGCAATTGGGGGACAATAAATGGTCTGATGATTTTCATGAATGGATTTTGGATTGGTCAAAAGATGAAATGGTGATTACCGTAGATGGTAGAGAAGTTAATAAATTTGATCTGACCAAAACAATTAATAAATCAATGGGAAATAATCCATTTAATGAGGATATGTACATGCTTTTAAATTTGGCATTGGGGCAAGCTGGCGAACAAATTCCGGATGAAAATTTACCTGCGAGTTTTTTGGTGGATTATGTCCGAGTATATCAAGCACTTTAA
- a CDS encoding patatin-like phospholipase family protein has protein sequence MYKIGYCLSGGGVRGIAHLGIIKALEEKGIKPDIISGTSAGAIFGAFYAGGFTPDQIVEIISKVKFLGRANLQFRKPGLFRMDVFDRIFKLFFPKNQIEALKIPFIAAATNINTGTIEYFNSGNLSEAIRASSCIPTVFQPVVIGADVYLDGGIMNNFPIEPLLGNCEFIVGSSVNSMEMTKGKIRMLDIIDRTFNLSINKSVLDKSKYCDLFFDPPAMMQFKMLDLKQSRQIFEYGYAYAKQKLNSWNISQEQ, from the coding sequence ATGTACAAAATAGGCTATTGTTTGTCCGGTGGCGGCGTGCGTGGCATAGCACATCTGGGAATAATTAAAGCCTTAGAAGAAAAAGGAATAAAACCTGATATCATCTCCGGTACAAGTGCGGGTGCTATTTTTGGAGCTTTTTATGCAGGAGGATTTACACCAGATCAAATAGTAGAAATTATCAGCAAAGTGAAATTTTTGGGTAGAGCCAATTTACAATTTAGAAAACCGGGATTATTTAGAATGGATGTTTTCGATCGGATATTCAAATTATTTTTCCCAAAAAATCAAATTGAAGCTCTCAAAATACCGTTCATCGCCGCAGCGACGAATATCAACACAGGAACGATAGAATATTTTAATTCGGGAAATTTGTCCGAAGCAATTCGAGCATCCTCTTGTATTCCCACTGTTTTTCAACCGGTTGTGATAGGTGCTGATGTTTATTTGGATGGAGGTATTATGAACAATTTTCCTATAGAACCCTTGTTGGGTAATTGCGAATTTATAGTCGGTAGTTCCGTGAATTCAATGGAGATGACCAAAGGGAAAATTAGAATGTTGGATATTATTGACCGTACATTTAACCTATCCATCAACAAATCTGTTTTGGATAAAAGTAAATATTGTGATTTGTTTTTTGATCCACCTGCGATGATGCAGTTCAAGATGCTAGATTTAAAGCAGTCTCGACAAATATTCGAATACGGATATGCTTATGCAAAACAGAAATTGAATAGTTGGAATATATCGCAAGAGCAATAG